The nucleotide sequence TCCTTCTACAAGAGAAGTTGCAACTATCTTAGAGTCTGTTTTATTAACTCCTGCTTTAACAAGTACCTTGAAAACAAAATCATTCATCTTCTTTGAATCTATCATCCTGGAATTATCGCTCATGTCTTTTCCTCTACCCTAAGAATTTTCGTCCCCAAAAAAACAATCCGGGTGAACGAAGAGTTGCGAAACTGCTTGCAATTGGAAACTTGTAGTTTACAGTTTACCGTGTACCGTTTACGGTCAAATCAATTTTTTCCTGTCCTTGCTTCTTCTGCTTCTTTTCCTTCACTTGCTTCACTTGCTTTCCTTGCTTCTACTTTGTCCAAAGCAGATGGATCTTATTCCCTAGCGGATCCGTCTTTTTAAGAAAGACCGCTTTTACGTCGCTTTTAACCTTCGGCTCTTCAAGTTCGATACCTTTGTCTGTAAGAATTTTACAGGCAAGTTCGAAATCGGAAACCTTGACCGCGACATGGATCTTATCACTGACCGGGTCCTTCATTACCTCTATCCTGCCTGCTCCGCTCGAGGATACAAAGAAAGAGGAGTTGCCCTCTTTAGCTTTAAAACCAAACATCTCGGCGTAAAAATCAGTCACTTTTTTTCCGTCTGCTTTAGCGCTGGGATATAAACCCAGATGTTCAATACCGGTAAACACCGGAACGCCTTTTGCTTCCCTTATCCAGGAAAGGATCTTTGCCGTTGTTTTAGCAAGCGTTTCCCAGTCCTGTTTTTCCAGAACATCTTTTGAGATCAAGTTTGAACCCATTCCGACGGCGACTACTCCGGCTTTAAACCATTTATCAATGGATTCTTTTGTCCCTTCGACTCCGCCTGTCGGCATAATCGAGCTCCACGGCATAGGCCCAAGGAGGTTTTTAACAAAGCCCGGACCGCCTACTTCCGCGCCGGGGAAGATCTTGCAGATCTCCACACCCATTTCTTCGGCGTTAGCTATTTCCGTTGCCGTACCGCACCCCGGAGAATAAGGTATTTTTTTTCTGTTACATATCTTCGCAACTTCAGTATTTAGCATGGGGCCGACGATAAAATTCGCACCGTTATTGATAAAGAGTGAAGCTGTGTAAGGGTCCCCGACTGAACCGACACCGAGGATTAGCCCCGGAATTTCTTTTTCACAGTATTTTACAAGCTCGCCGAATATCTGGTAGGCAAACTCCCCGCGGTTGGTAAACTCCAGGACCTTAGAACCACCTTCCGCCACGGCTTTCGCAACCTTCTTGGCAACCTCCAAATCCTTGTTAAAAAACACCGGAACAAGCCCGCTTTCCATTATCGCATTATTCACCTGTATTCTTTTATACTTAGCCATTTAACTTTCTCCTTTCCTTCGATTACTTCCCCTTTCAAATAAGGGGAAGGTATGGTTGGGGATAATTTATCTTTCTTTTCCCGCTTCTCTTTAGCTTTCATCTGCACTTCATTGTTCTTTTGCTTTTTCCACGTTAGTAACATGAAAACGTGTAACGTTCAAACGTATTTTCACTACCTCGAAACGCGTCCCGACGTCGAACCTTTCATAATACCTTCCACCTCTGCTACAGTTACTATATTAAAATCCCCGAGTATGCTATGTTTGAGACAGGAAGCGGCAACGGCAAAATTAAGAGCCTTCTGCAAGTCCTCGCCGTAAGTTCTAAGCCCGTAGATCAGGCCGCCCATGAAAGAATCCCCGCCTCCGACCCGGTCCACTATATGAGTGATCTGGTAAACAGGTGCAATATATATTTTACTGCCGTCATAAAGAAGTCCCGACCAGCTGTTATGGCTGGCGCTTACACTGCCCCGCAAAGTTATGATTATCTTTTTTAAATTGGGGAATTTCTTTTTAAGCTCTTCCACTACGAATCTATACTGTTCGGCTTCGACTTTGCCTGAGGAAACATCCGACTCCGGAGCTTTTATCCCGAAAACTTTCTCCGCATCCTCTTCATTGCCGAGAGCTACATCGCAGTATTTCAGGAACTCAGGCATGACTTCTCCTGCTTTTTTGCCCCATTTCCAGAGTTTAGCCCTGTAATTCAGATCGCAGGAAACAGTAAGACCTTTCTCTTTTGCCTTTTTAACCCCTTCCAGACAAGCCTCAGCCGCGCCCTGGCTGACTGCTGGAGTTATTCCGGTCCAATGGAACCAGTCTCCATTTTCCAGCGCTTTATCCCAATCTATCATCCCTTTTTCTATAGTAGCCAGACCGGAGTTAGCCCGGTCATATACCACCTTACTTCCCCTCTGCATCGCGCCGTTTTCCAGGAAATATATCCCCAGACGGTCGCCGCCTCTTACTATATGTTCTGTACCTATTCCATAGCTCCTGATAAAAGAGAGGCAGGCTTCGCCTATATCATTTTTTGGTATTCTGGTTACAAAATCCACAGGGATCTTAAAATTTGCCAGAGACGCCGCCACATTGGCCTCTCCTCCCCCGAAAACCACGTCAAAAGACCTTGCCTGGCTGAACCTCAAATACCCCGGAGGGCAGAGCCTGAGCATTATTTCACCGAATGTTACAACTTTCTTAACCATGACCTTTTTCTCCTTTTTGCAAAAATGATTTCACC is from Candidatus Firestonebacteria bacterium RIFOXYD2_FULL_39_29 and encodes:
- a CDS encoding bifunctional 4-hydroxy-2-oxoglutarate aldolase/2-dehydro-3-deoxy-phosphogluconate aldolase, yielding MAKYKRIQVNNAIMESGLVPVFFNKDLEVAKKVAKAVAEGGSKVLEFTNRGEFAYQIFGELVKYCEKEIPGLILGVGSVGDPYTASLFINNGANFIVGPMLNTEVAKICNRKKIPYSPGCGTATEIANAEEMGVEICKIFPGAEVGGPGFVKNLLGPMPWSSIMPTGGVEGTKESIDKWFKAGVVAVGMGSNLISKDVLEKQDWETLAKTTAKILSWIREAKGVPVFTGIEHLGLYPSAKADGKKVTDFYAEMFGFKAKEGNSSFFVSSSGAGRIEVMKDPVSDKIHVAVKVSDFELACKILTDKGIELEEPKVKSDVKAVFLKKTDPLGNKIHLLWTK
- a CDS encoding 2-dehydro-3-deoxygluconokinase; this translates as MVKKVVTFGEIMLRLCPPGYLRFSQARSFDVVFGGGEANVAASLANFKIPVDFVTRIPKNDIGEACLSFIRSYGIGTEHIVRGGDRLGIYFLENGAMQRGSKVVYDRANSGLATIEKGMIDWDKALENGDWFHWTGITPAVSQGAAEACLEGVKKAKEKGLTVSCDLNYRAKLWKWGKKAGEVMPEFLKYCDVALGNEEDAEKVFGIKAPESDVSSGKVEAEQYRFVVEELKKKFPNLKKIIITLRGSVSASHNSWSGLLYDGSKIYIAPVYQITHIVDRVGGGDSFMGGLIYGLRTYGEDLQKALNFAVAASCLKHSILGDFNIVTVAEVEGIMKGSTSGRVSR